One stretch of Harmonia axyridis chromosome 1, icHarAxyr1.1, whole genome shotgun sequence DNA includes these proteins:
- the LOC123671150 gene encoding uncharacterized protein LOC123671150: protein MENCTSRFIFILVLLNIFTDTQGARIFDVTVIKSCDDTTAVLMTNSTKHVHGKNNRTMEMHFTVKKEIKTFFGVTTLVKCDLSGSQNSCEYFVKDFKTGDLCLKLNQKGQAWSSLIDAFDPKLECPIKPGNYKAEYQLSEDVFKFVPVPTGIWKSTSQAYDGDELVYCSHFEVKIVQRR from the exons ATGGAGAATTGTACTTCccgattcatttttatattggtgcttttgaatattttcacagataCGCAG GGAGCAAGAATTTTCGATGTGACTGTTATAAAGTCCTGTGATGACACCACTGCAGTTCTTATGACAAACTCCACCAAGCATGTTCATGGCAAAAACAATCGTACTATGGAAATgcattttactgtcaaaaaggaaataaaaacatttttc GGTGTAACGACTTTGGTTAAGTGTGATCTCTCAGGTTCCCAAAATTCCTGTGAATATTTCGTCAAGGACTTCAAAACTGGAGATTTATGTTTGAAGTTGAATCAGAAGGGGCAAGCATGGAGCTCTCTGATCGATGCGTTTGATCCAAAACTTGAGTGTCCGATCAAACCT GGTAATTATAAAGCAGAATATCAATTGAGCGAAGATGTTTTCAAATTCGTACCAGTCCCAACTGGCATTTGGAAGTCAACAAGTCAAGCTTATGATGGAGATGAACTTGTTTATTGCAGTCATTTCGAAGTGAAGATTGTTCAGCGAAgatga